A region of Lycium barbarum isolate Lr01 chromosome 1, ASM1917538v2, whole genome shotgun sequence DNA encodes the following proteins:
- the LOC132611705 gene encoding berberine bridge enzyme-like 28, whose protein sequence is MADVVEKEASFKSIFFGRINRLLSIMQENFSELGLKREDCIEMSWIESTLYFAGFPRGESIDVLLSRAQLPTRYFKAKLDYVYQPIPEGSLEGICRLFFEDEAESAQVILNPYGGRMDEIASYSIPFPHRAGNLYEIQHLVYWDEEGEEVAERHIRWIKRLYSYMTPFVSMFPRAAYINYRDLDIGVNNIKGYTIYVQPKVWGIKYFQTNFDRLVHVKTKVDPSNFFRNEQSIPSLCEKQR, encoded by the coding sequence CTTCATTCAAATCCATATTCTTCGGTAGAATCAATCGATTACTTTCCATCATGCAAGAAAATTTCTCTGAATTAGGGTTGAAAAGAGAAGATTGCATTGAAATGAGTTGGATAGAGTCTACATTATACTTTGCAGGATTCCCAAGAGGTGAATCTATTGATGTCTTGCTAAGCAGGGCTCAACTCCCGACACGTTACTTCAAGGCAAAATTAGACTATGTATATCAGCCAATCCCGGAGGGAAGTCTTGAAGGAATCTGCAGATTGTTCTTTGAAGATGAAGCTGAATCAGCACAAGTGATATTGAATCCATATGGTGGGAGGATGGATGAGATTGCATCATATTCTATTCCTTTCCCTCATAGAGCTGGGAATTTATACGAAATCCAACATTTAGTCTATTGGgatgaagaaggagaagaagtaGCTGAAAGGCATATAAGGTGGATAAAAAGGCTTTATTCCTACATGACTCCTTTTGTTTCTATGTTTCCAAGAGCTGCTTATATCAACTATAGGGATCTTGATATTGGtgtgaataacatcaagggataTACAATCTATGTGCAACCTAAGGTTTGGGGGATTAAGTATTTCCAGACTAATTTCGATAGATTGGTTCATGTGAAGACTAAGGTGGATCCTTCAAACTTCTTTAGGAATGAACAAAGCATTCCTTCACTTTGTGAAAAACAAAGGTGA